A portion of the Cryptomeria japonica chromosome 5, Sugi_1.0, whole genome shotgun sequence genome contains these proteins:
- the LOC131068755 gene encoding CASP-like protein 4B4 has product MASRTPSPSAPLERPDGLEFSNYATAGGAPQTELQTSITVQRQQRENRMRLANLVLRSAGLLSSFLSFVIMAANNQNKAGQNFDDYEEYRYCLAIAVIAFVYLAAQLGRGVYDAVWGYNLFHKTILSSVDFIGDQTLAYLVMSSSSSAASMTNNLRNNGDTKFTDMAAASVTMSFMTFAVLAASSIVSALTLAKRISWF; this is encoded by the exons ATGGCGAGCAGGACGCCGTCGCCTTCGGCGCCTCTGGAGCGTCCAGATGGTCTGGAGTTCTCTAATTACGCCACCGCAGGCGGAGCTCCACAGACAGAGCTTCAGACGTCTATCACCGTCCAGAGGCAGCAAAGAGAGAATCGGATGCGCCTGGCCAATCTTGTGCTCAGATCTGCAGGgcttctttcttcctttctctccTTTGTCATCATGGCCGCCAATAACCAGAACAAAGCAGGGCAAAATTTCGATGATTATGAAGAATACAG GTATTGTCTGGCCATCGCCGTGATAGCATTTGTCTACTTGGCGGCCCAGCTAGGCAGAGGGGTTTACGATGCAGTGTGGGGATATAATTTGTTTCATAAAACGATTTTGTCCTCCGTGGATTTCATCGGCGATCAG ACATTGGCGTACTTAGTGATGTCTTCTTCATCGTCGGCGGCTTCGATGACAAATAACCTGCGGAACAATGGAGATACAAAGTTCACAGACATGGCAGCTGCTTCGGTGACCATGAGTTTCATGACCTTTGCGGTGCTGGCAGCTTCTTCCATTGTCTCCGCTCTTACCCTCGCCAAACGAATCTCCTGGTTTTAG